Genomic segment of Arachis stenosperma cultivar V10309 chromosome 4, arast.V10309.gnm1.PFL2, whole genome shotgun sequence:
TGCTGGTACTAGCACACACGATCAGGGTCATGCAGGTGAGTGGTATGGTACAGAGACAGGTGACGGGGCTGACACAGGTGACGCTGTACTTGGATCAGGCCCTCTTGGAGATTACTTCGTTGGTGTGCCAGCCGATGACCAGCCTGAGCAGGGGGGGACACCTTGGCGCATCTCGGGATCACAGTGGTCAGACTTTATTGGGTCAGACACGCTTGTTGGGGACTTTGGGAGTCCACGCTTCCTAGAGGAGATCACCGCCATCATGCAGGGGGACGCGACTCCACGCAGTGGTGGTCAGACCTCAGGCACACAGGCCCCGTTAGATGTTGATCTGAATGAGCCTCCATCCTCATCCGCTGGTCACCAGTTCTGTCTCGGAGGTACTCCTCCATCCGCCTTCACCGCTGCATTAGAGTCTGTCGCAGGGATTTTCGCGGCACCCCTGCATGTTGCGCCACCAGCACAGCCTGCCCCACAGGATGACCAGGATGACATCGAGGATGAGGAGCCGTTTATCCGCCGAGGTCAGAGGGCACGGGTAGCCCGTCGCTGTGGTACTGGGTCGCATCTGTTTAGATGATTCACGTTTCATGTATTTTTTTCCTTAAAGTTCAATCATGTATGATAGTGATTTGTACTTTTTTTGTTATGTTATAGTCTGTtcacctattttttttttatttgtgttgtGGGACTTTGATTATGTATGATCAATGAATCTTGAAACAGTTTAgtgtttattttttcttattaaattgTGCATCTACGGAACGTGTAGCATTATTCATAATTAAAGAAGCCATATTCATTACTACTCACAACAATCAAAGTAAAAGACATGCGCACTAATGTAAATaatactgacactaacaacatgcGAACTAATGTAAATAATACTAAGACGAGCAACATGCGCACTAATGTAAATAACTCTAACACTAACAACATGCATACTAATGGTGTCCTGTCTGAGACGATCCTCCAACCTGTGGGCAACTACATTGTGTGTGTCCGGGTTGGCGACATAGGCCGCACCTCTTTGGCCGATTCGGATCTGCCTCGTCCATATTCGTCCGTATCCTAGTGGATCTAGGACGACCCTCTCTGGCACGCCTCTTGTCAGGGTCTGGAATCACCGTGGGCTCGTCGTAAGGTGGCCAGAAGCCCTCCGGGATTGGAGGTGTGAATCCCATCCGATACACACTGAACACCGAGCTAATCTGATAGACGCTGTGAACGTAAGAGGTCCAGGTGACCCGTGAGTATGCACAGCATGCAAGTGCGTGCTGACACGGGAAATGAAGAGCCTGGAAGTACCCGCAGTCACATGTCCGAGAGGCAAGTGATACTCTGTAAGTACCCAAGGAGAAAGAACCAGTCGGAGTGGTCTCTGCTACAGTGAACTCGGAGTTATCCCGGTCATACAGCGTCATCATAAAGCACCTGGCCGTCTTCATGTTGGCCTCAATACACTTCACCAAATGCTGACTGAATTGTTGTCCTGTTCCCATCTGGGCCTCAGCCTCTCTTCCCTTGCGAACAAAGAGTTCCGCAAGCCTACCATATGTTGCCTTCACCAGGGATGCTACAGGGAGATTTCTGACCCCCTTCAGGATAGAGTTCACACACTCGGAGATGTTCGTCGTCATGTGACCGAATCTCCGCCCCTCATCACGATGCTGAGTCCACAACGAGTAATCAATCCGGTTCGCCCACTCACACATCGCCGGATCTTCAGATCGCAGGATATCAAACCAGTAATCAAATTCAACCTCAGTCTTCGAATACGCCGCGTTCACTAGTAGCCTCCTAGCGTCTTTGCCCTTGAAGGTTAGGGCAAAATTAGCCGCTACGTGTCGTATGCAGAATGCACGGTACGCAGATGGCGGTAACCAACCGCCGTCAGGGGCCTCAAGCGCAGCCTTGATGCCGTTGTGCCTGTCCGATATAACCAGCAGACCGGGCTGCGGGGTCACGTGCTGTCGAAGGTGCGAGAGAAAGAATGTCCAGGATTCCGCATTCTCACCCTCTACTAGTGCGAATGCGACAGGTAGAATGTTGGAGTTCCCGTCCTTTGCAATCGCGATGAGCAACGTCTCCCCATACTTCCCATACAGATGTGTGCCGTCAATGATCACGAGCGGCTTGCAATGACGGAATGCCTCGATGCACGGCGGGAAAGTCCAGAAAAGCCTGTGGAAGTACGCTTGAGACTCGTCCACTTATCCTCCAACTCGAACCGGGCAAGTCTTAAGGACCACAACACTACCAGGCATCGTCAGCTGCACACCCAACACCCACCTAGGCAGGTCGTTGTAGGACTCATCCCAGTCACCGTAGATGAGGGCAATAGATTTCTGCTTCGCCATCCAAACCCTCCGGTAAGTCGGCCTAAAACCAAAGTGCTGCCATGGCGTTCAGGAGCACCTTTATGCTCACGGATGCATCGGCCCTAACCATTGGCATAATGAACGCCGAAATCACATGATAATCCAAACTCCTGTGGTCACTCGAGATGGATGTGGCCAGGCAAGTGTGAGGTCCATTGTACCGTTTGACCTCCCAAATGCCCTTGCGCTTCCGGAGACTCAGTCGAATCAACCATGTGCACCCATTCCCAAACTCGGAACACTTTCCCACATACCGGCGGTGATCGGACTCCACCACCTTGTACTGTACCCCTCACCGGATGATGTAAGTCTTCACACTTAAAAGGGCCTCATCTTTATCCTGGAATTGCTGACCAACCTGGAACTCTGTCAGACCAGTAGTCCCTTCCGCATCTCTAGCTCCGAATCCAACAGCGTGCCCTAAAACCCCCTCATGTCTCATGACGTCCAAGTCCAACGAGGAAAAATGTGGTGGATACTGCTGTGTGCCAGAGCTAGAACCACCTACCTCCAATGCAGGCCCAGTCGCTCCAATATCATCAGCGCTGTCATCGTCAATCATATCCGGCTCGACGTCATCCTCCTCTTCATCACCCAAAAAACCGTCTCCAACGCCAACAGGTGCAACTCCCACTAAAGCGTTCGACAAATTTTCCCTTTCCACTACCTCGTCACTTTCGGTGACATTGAGGTCAACAACAAAAGACGGGGAGGCGAcaggttggaccactggttcgTACACAGGGACGGAGGAGGAAGCAACGGCAGGCCGGGAACTAGAACCTGCTGGATTCGCTATAGTGTTCGTATTCCTGTTCGAACCGCCGGAGCTGGATACAACATCAACCAGCCGTGCCAACAACTCCGGTGTCCTCACCTCTGGAAACTGCCGCCGACAAAGAAACATTACTTGCAAGTCCACATCATTATTAATCGTGAAGCAATCATACTTCACGGTATTCTGTAGCACCGTGACTGGAATGCGATAGAAAAACTTCTTTACCCGCTTCGCACCATCCAGACCGAGCTTCATTAGTACAGCGCTAACAAGGTCATCATAACTCGTCGTAGATGTTACGACAATACATAGAGGATTCTTATCTGTGAACTTTACTCCGGAACGAGTTTTTCTATTAACAGATCCTCTGTGGTGCACCAAAACCAcaaaactctcctcactagccatctTATTCCCTCTAATGAGACTAACTCACGTTTGGAACCATATATATACAGCCCAGTCTCACACTAATTCGAACCGGTCTGGTTCGAACTATGAtttgtgtaattcgaaccagcccgGTTCGAATTACACGGAAACCGTCTCTCTCTATAATTcaaaccagcttggttcgaattacgtTCATTcttaattcgaaccaagctggttcgattTATTACCAACCAAAAAAACCTAATTCGAACTCACCTGGTTCGATTTACTAACAATTAgagttcgaaccaacctggttcgaattatataaaaatacgatctggcttattgctgaaacgatttttgctttggcgtatttacgtaaTTTTTTGAGTCAGTTGGCTTATTATGATTTTTTACCctaaaatttaataacaaaTTTTCAAACATACCTATCTAAAATTTTGATTGACCTAAAAGAATTGAGAGAGTAATTAACCATAGTTAAATAGTGTACTCTTGCATAATATTAGTTAAGTAACCAGTTTGCCCTCAAAGGCTCAAACCATGCCTTATccacaaagaagaaaaaagagtaaAATTCCACCCCAACCCTTAATTATTTTGCAAACTTTTATTCCATTCTTCATCAATTGAAAAATAACATTGTAATCTTTAATCACTATTTCTGTCGAACTTTTTGTCCCCTCTATTAATGTCTTCatctataattaataaatgttaCTTACATATACTGTTAACTCAATATGTGTCAAACAACTATTTAAAGGGAACAAATCGCCCTCTATGACTCAACAAAAACACTGCATTTTGCCCCCCTCTTCAATAATTTCTCCGAACCTGATTTTGCTAATGGTTTAGATAATTTCACTATCAGCGAAAAAGGTAGGACAAATACGAATCACGACCGTAATTGAAGGCAAAGCCTCCGGTACAGTTCTAAGGGATTGAAATTGTACAGAGATTACAGTGATGAGCTTGCTATGAATGTGCTTGATTCGTCGGAGTTGTTAGAATTTAGTAATGATAGGATTGTGAATTGTAATAATAATGGTAATGCTATGATTGAGGTTAGTGAGAATTGTGTGGTTGGTGATGGTGATGCAAAATCGAAAAGTAGAATGGATCAATTGGATAATGTGGAGAGAGCAGATGGTAATGGATTATCAAATTTGGAAGGAGAAGATTCAATGCGTATGGTAAATAATAGTGATATAAAATTGGAGAGTGGATTGTGTGGTGAGGGTAGGGGAattgaatcaatttgatgattttagtGTGCAATTGAGGTTGGAAGACAACGAAAAAAGAGAGAATCAGAGAATCGAGGAGGGAGGGTTGTCCAATTTTAAGCATTCAGAGGGTGAGGATAATGATAGATAATGATAGGTTATTCCTCTATGACCCTTGGCTCAAATGACTTGGATGATTTTCTGCTAGATAATGATAGGTTTGATCGAAGTTCTTAGATGTCTATTTTTTTCTACGAGAAGCAAAAATGAAACAATGAAGTTAAACaacaaaaggaagaagaagtaaaGTGTTTTTGACCTCTTCAAAACGCAGCATTTTACTGAGTTATCAGGGACGATTCATCTCTTTAAATGATTGTTTAACACGTGTTGAGTTAATAGTACACGTAAACAACATCCGTTAACTATAGAGAGACATTTATAGAAAGGGCAAAAAACCCGACAGAAATAATGGCTAAGAACCGCAATATCAGTTTTCTTATGAAGTGCAAAATTAAAGTTCGCGAAATGATTATGGACCGAAGAGAgattttactaaaaaaaaaagacacatAATCAGGGAGCAATTTTTGGGACACAAAATTGACAGTGGGCCTTTAAAGGAAAAGGAGTGTGTGTGATAGGgtcttgacaaaaaaaaaaaaaacgaaataaacCCCACAATCAACAAATCGTTTGAGTAGACAGAGGGCAAGATTCTACGGCCAATTAGTCAAAACTACTTTGTATTAACAACAATTATCTATCAAATAAACGAATAGCAATTTCATTTCATCCTTCAAAGTCAAATCCTCTCATCATTGTTAAGATTACCCGGTCTCAGACAGGAttagaaacaaataaacaatggaaaagtaaaaaggaaaaaagcATTCAAGCAAACACCGAAGAAAATTTCAGCCGAAATAACAAGGACTAAGGATTAAAACATAATAAGGATAAACCACAAAAAATGCATCCGAATTATTTTGTCGCTGATAAAAATGCTCCCAAATTTTGTTATCGACAAAAATATccttaaattatttaaaaacttAACAAAAATGCACATTCGTAAATTGAGACGTTCTTTGTTAACGGAAAAGGGTAATGTATGTGACAAACAGAACTTCTTATATGACAAGTGAAACTTAGACATTGGTATGTGAACCCGTCACGCTTTTCCGTTAACGGAGCAAGTTATTTTTATCATGACTGGGCATTTTTGGCacgttttaaaattatttgaagaTATTTTTGTCGATAATAAAAATTGGGGGACATTTTGTCGGCGGAAAGATAATTCGGATACATTTTTTGTGGTTTACCAGCACAATAATCATAATGGAGAAGTAGGTCCACTCCTATTGCCAGTCCTTGCGGATATCAAAAGTGTAATTGATCTCCAAGTAGCATATATTGTCATCATCAACAAACTGAAAAAGGCAACAAAAACAAGGAAAGAAACAAATATGAAAAACTCAGTTAGCTGCAATAGAAGTTTCTACTTTCTACACAAGAATTTAATGACTTGTGAAGCAAACAACATTTattaaaatagtaaaacaaaagtgtctcaaatttgaattttaaattagtaGTTGAGGGTATACACATGAAATCCGGCTCCAAATTTATTAGAGCATTTATTGGTAGGCCAATAGATGCAATAGAGAATAATTCAAGTTAACTTGATATCCAAAACAATACTTAAATAAGATCATATAtcatatattttcttgttctcgtTATTCTGAATGGATCAAACTCTTTTAAAGTGAAAAAGTAGGTAAAGTGAAAAAAATGAGGATCTAATCCCCATGGAGCAAGGTAATCGGACTCACACATGAtgaaaattacaaatttaactGTGATTAAATTCTCACTTTTAATTTTACCAATCTCTTTACTTTAGATGATCTATTTTCTGTCTCTAGATACTAGATAGTGCCACATGAAAAAGTAGGATAAAAGTAAGTAAATTCACACACAAGTTACCGATTTtgctttttgtatttttgtctTTGTCTTAACTCATTATCAAAGAGTATGCAGCATGCACATCATAACCATAATCATAATATGGTAGAAGTTTACCTTGCTTTTAGCTACATATGTCCCTCTGGCAAAAATCCCAGAAGGTGTTGTCTCTTCAGGCATCTCATGCGTGTAAGGTTCTGTTTGGGGGCTGAATGTTCCAATCATCTCTTTCGTGCTATCAACTGCATCCAACCGAGGCTCAACAATCACATTAGTTCATCTACAAGTAGTTATCTCTTTGCCATCATAATTTGATTCAAAGTATTTCATCACAACTTGTGTGTATCATCATTCAAAGTATATATGATCTTAGCATTATTGTCTGCTTATTTGTTCAAACGTTCAAATTAGATATCAGCCAAAGAGAGTATAATAAAAGAAACAACAAAGTTAATAATGTTGTGTGTAGAAGTTGCATACCCTTTAGACCAGTCTTCCAAACAGTGTTGGTGTATTTGAGGCCTGAAACAATGTTATTGAGGACCTGGAAAGTGAACATAAGCCTGTATTTGCTACCTTCTTTCAAAGTAAACCACAAACCATTCGGCGTCCCTCCCTCTGGTATTGGAAGAACAATATCAGGTCTACCAGCTGTCTTTATTGCAAGGCTCAAGATCTTCACTTCTGGCTCCAGAGTCTCTGATGAATCATCAACCCGATAACGCATGAGAATTTAGTTCATGCGAGGAAATGAAGCAATTTAAGAGTGTTTTTAGTTTGAATTTCATATTTTAGAACTTATTAGTATAGAAATAGAGAGACATTAAGGGATAGAATTATACAAATTTGTTTGGAGAAGAAAACAGATTCAGAGACAAGAATAAAATGTCTCTTGTCTCCATCCCAAGAATAATATGGATATAATGGGGATAACAAACAAACAGAGAAGAATCAAGGCTCATAAAGATTATACCAATGAAGAATTAAATCAAGTTAGGGCAAAGTGACATTCATTCTGTTCTGGATCATGTTTGATGAAATGATTGAAAAAATATCTAAACCTACCTTCATCATACAGAAGTTCATACTAACCTGAGGCCCAAATACTACAAAATTTGATAGATAACAATATAGAGGGACAAAAAACTGAACAAGTTAAATTTaaatgaatttaaataaaattacctCCAACAGAATTGATGTCAACACTTCCAAGAAGCTGCTCCTTCCACCTCCTCAAGCTCTCATCATCCTAAAACATATCATTAATTAAgagaaaagaaagtaaaagaaagAGAATAGTTAATTAAGGGAAAGTTATTATGGTACCTTATCCTTTTCAAGCTGCTCCTTTAACGTGCACTGAGGACCCAATTCAATCTTCTTATCATGatcatcatcttcatcctctGTTGCAACAATGGAACTCTCACTCCTGTGCCTTCTGAGtgttcctccttctcctcctccagAAGCTCCTTCATCGCCACTCTCATAACCCCGAGAAGGGGTGTTATCATCTGCGGCACCTCCCAttatgtttttggaattcaaaCCCACTCCAATGCTCAACATGAATCAATATCCCATATAAAAAACACGACAAAGTTGTTTAATTTGTTGGATTCTGTaacagaaaaagagaagaaaagcaaCAAACAAACCCCCACCAGTGGTAGAATCTTCCACAGAacgagaaaaaagaaaaagaaaaagaaaagaaagaagggtTTGAAGTTGGAAGAGGTAGCTCGAGGTGCAAGAAAAGACGCCAAGAAAgcagagggagagagagaaagttCTCAACTTTGTTTTGTTAGGAAGAGAAgtgagagaagaagaaggaaagggTCATGTGGTGATCCGAAAAGAGAAGAGATTGAAGCAGAAAAAAATGGAATGGAGTGAGAGAACGTGGCGCTCACTCTGTTTTTTTGTGTAGAAGCgacctttttcttttcctcatCTTCAAAACTTCAACGGATAAATATacatttatttttgttttatgcacaatttttatctaaaaaatgtTTTGTCTTTTTGtggtggttttgtatgaaatgAAATCATTGTAACTATAATAACGTTTAGGGAGAATGATAAATTAGTCTGAGAATTTAATTTGTAGACAAATTCGTTTTTGaagattgaaaaatataaaatcgcCTTTTACTATTTAAAATGTGTGATAAATAGGTCTTTTTGTTTAAAGTGTTCTttcaaacataataaaaatagtttatgTGAGATTTATTTGGCGTGTTATGTACTTATGTATCAATATGATATTGTTAAAAAAGTATTGTGTCTATTATGATATTTGTTATGTATGTTGTGGGTTAGAATTTTTGGGTAATATAATTAGTGAGGGACATGGAAAATAGGTTATGTGGAGTTTAGAATTTAGGTAAGTATTGATTTAATAATGTTTAGAGTTAATTCTGTTAGATAAGTTTGGTTCAGTGTTAACTATCTGGATTTTTTGTGATGAACAATATTAAAGATAGATGATGTTTTTGTTGTTCCTGTTTATCATTATGGGGACTATTTTTCAAATGATTCTACTAGTGAGTTTATCTACATGGTAAAGTTGATAGATTTTCACCAATGGACTTGAATTTTGTAAATTTCAGTAATTTGATAACATTATTTAAAAGACTGGAATATCAAACATATAAAGAGACATACTGGTATGATATAAAGAGTACGGATATAGAGTCAGGGCTGTATATACTAAGGGAAAATGCAAGAATCAACCAGATGCGGTAAGCTAAGATGAAAAATAAAGACACTGATGAGTTATATACTTTTTTCGATCATTCTATTAATGATTCTGAGCTTGCAGAGGGTGCtagtaagaaaaatattaaGGTAGATAAAGATGTCATTCGAATTGAAGTAGAGAAATTGAATAACTCGTCGTCTGATCATGATAGTTATGAGAATGCGGATGATGAGTTATATGCACCTCTACCTCCCGGTTATGAAAGTAATAGTGAGAGTGGTGAATATAGTGTCAGTAGGACTATAGCTGCCAAATGGAAGAGGAAACAACTGTTTGATTCCTTTAAGAAAATGACccaacccaaaaaaaaaatcaaaaaaacaAGCAAGACGTGTGTCTCGGAAGACAAAGTCTAATGCAAGAAAGAATGAGCCTGCTCATAAGCCCGACACAGGTGGGCTTGCAAGACAGCCCAATGAAGTTAGGTCTGTAAGAGAGCCCCATAAAACTAAGATGGCAAGGTCAGTAATTCTAGACTATATCAGTTATGTAAACACAAATTATGATGACATTGTATGGGAATATAAATCTGAAGAGTTTCATACATCTATTTCATTTGAGGAGTAGGAAAACAAATATTATTGGCCTGAATTCAATGACCAGTATAATTTTGGAGAAGGAATATTTGAGTTTGGAATAAGATTTGCTACAACTGATAAGTTTAAAAAGGTTGTAAAGGATATCTTTATTGCTGAAGGCAGGGAGTTGGCTTAGATTAAGAATGATAGAAAAAGAGTTAGGATTGGATGCAAATATGAAGATTGTTCTTGGATTGTCCATTTGTCTTACAATAAGCAATTACAATGCTTTCAAGTGAAGACATATAAAACTGAGCACACTTGTGCTAAAGACCTGAAAAATAATGTAACTGATCAACACTGGATCAGTAAAAAAGTGGAGAAAAAGATGCTAACACACCCACATATGATCACTCATGAAGCTATTAATTTTTTGAGAGAAGAGTTTGATCTTACCCACATCCGAAAATGGTGTATAGAACAGTAAAAGAGGCAAAGAGAGGATGACTAGCACTGAAAGTGAACAATATGGCAAATTGAGGAATTATTTGTTAGAAATACACAAAAGTAATTCTAACTCTTTTGCATTACTAGATGTAATTCCTCAACCACAAGCACCCCCTACATTTTTGACAAATTGTATGTTTGTTTCGAAGCCTGCAAACTCGGATTTAAGAGTGGCTGCAGACCACTGCTTCACCTAGATGAAGCATTTCTTAAAACCTATCATAGGGGACAAC
This window contains:
- the LOC130974518 gene encoding uncharacterized protein LOC130974518; this translates as MAKQKSIALIYGDWDESYNDLPRLFWTFPPCIEAFRHCKPLVIIDGTHLYGKYGETLLIAIAKDGNSNILPVAFALVEGENAESWTFFLSHLRQHVTPQPGLLVISDRHNGIKAALEAPDGGWLPPSAYRAFCIRHVAANFALTFKGKDARRLLVNAAYSKTEVEFDYWFDILRSEDPAMCEWANRIDYSLWTQHRDEGRRFGHMTTNISECVNSILKGVRNLPVASLVKATYGRLAELFVRKGREAEAQMGTGQQFSQHLVKCIEANMKTARCFMMTLYDRDNSEFTVAETTPTGSFSLGTYRVSLASRTCDCGYFQALHFPCQHALACCAYSRVTWTSYVHSVYQISSVFSVYRMGFTPPIPEGFWPPYDEPTVIPDPDKRRAREGRPRSTRIRTNMDEADPNRPKRCGLCRQPGHTQCSCPQVGGSSQTGHH
- the LOC130974519 gene encoding uncharacterized protein LOC130974519, with protein sequence MASEESFVVLVHHRGSVNRKTRSGVKFTDKNPLCIVVTSTTSYDDLVSAVLMKLGLDGAKRVKKFFYRIPVTVLQNTVKYDCFTINNDVDLQVMFLCRRQFPEVRTPELLARLVDVVSSSGGSNRNTNTIANPAGSSSRPAVASSSVPVYEPVVQPVASPSFVVDLNVTESDEVVERENLSNALVGVAPVGVGDGFLGDEEEDDVEPDMIDDDSADDIGATGPALEVGGSSSGTQQYPPHFSSLDLDVMRHEGVLGHAVGFGARDAEGTTGLTEFQVGQQFQDKDEALLSVKTYIIR
- the LOC130973340 gene encoding rho GDP-dissociation inhibitor 1-like, whose amino-acid sequence is MLSIGVGLNSKNIMGGAADDNTPSRGYESGDEGASGGGEGGTLRRHRSESSIVATEDEDDDHDKKIELGPQCTLKEQLEKDKDDESLRRWKEQLLGSVDINSVGETLEPEVKILSLAIKTAGRPDIVLPIPEGGTPNGLWFTLKEGSKYRLMFTFQVLNNIVSGLKYTNTVWKTGLKVDSTKEMIGTFSPQTEPYTHEMPEETTPSGIFARGTYVAKSKFVDDDNICYLEINYTFDIRKDWQ